The nucleotide sequence CTGCACCCAGGAATCGCGAAAATACAGAGACCTCTAGACATCTCCTGCTACCACCCAGAATTGGGGCACTTCTCAGCCTAAAGCGAAGAGTAAGAAGAGAATACGCAAGAACGGGAGACGCCCGAATCCATCAGATACATAATCGGTTGGCTAACTGTCTAAGCAAAGCGCTCGCTCGAAGAAAACAAGAGTCTATAGACAGCTTTATGGAAAATCTGGACACAGACGCTAGTTCTAACTACTCGCTGTGGCGTATCACAAGACGATACAAGGCTCAGCCCACCCCAAAATCAGCAATTAGAAACCCCTCAGGTGGCTGGTGCCGCACGAGCCTAGAGAAAGCTGAAGCGTTCGCTAACAACCTCGAACAACGGTTCAAGCCTTACGACTATTCGCCTGAAAGCATACGTCAACAAGTTGATGAGTTCCTGGAATCTCCCTTTCAAATGAGCCTGCCTGCTAACCCTGTCACACTGACAGAGGTAAAAGACCTTGTAGGTAAACTTTCACCGAAGAAAACTCCCGGGGAAGACCTTCTGGACAACAGGACGATTCGACTTTTACCGGATCAAGCCTTCCAATTCCTGGTGTCGTTATTCAACAGCGTAATAACTCTTGGATACTTCCCGAAAGTTTGGAAATCGGCGAATATAATCATGATCCCAAAACCAGGTAAATCACCGACTGACGTGGACTCATACAGGCCTATTAGTCTTCTACCATCCTTGGGAAAAATCATGGAAAGGCTGATCCTGAACAGGCTACTCACTTACGAGAATGTCACCAGTGCGATTCCGGAATTCCAGTTTGGCTTTCGTCTTCAACACGGAACTCCTGAGCAATTACACAGAGTTGTTAACTTTGTTTTAGAAGCCTTGGAGAAGAAGGAGTATGCAGTTGCTGCCTTCCTTGACATCCAGCAGGCTTTTGACAGAGTGTGGAACCCTGGGCTCCTGTACAAAGCCAAAAGTATTTTTACGCCACAGCTATTCCAGCTCGTGAAAAGCTTCCTGGAAGAACGCACTTTCCACGTCTCTGCCGATGGGTACAAGTCGTCCACCAAACCGTTCTCTGCCGGAGTTCCCCAAGGTAGCGTCCTCGGCCCTACTCTTTACTCAATTTATGCTTCAGATATGCCTACACAAACTCCAATCActgaagttgaggaacaagaCGTGCTAATTGCGACCTACGCCGACGACACTGCTGTCctgacaaaaagcaaaagcatCTTGGCTGCCACATTTGCATTGCAAGAGTATCTGGACGCATTTCACCAATGGGCCATGAACTGGAACATTCGAGTAAACGCGGACAAATGTGCCAATGTAACGTTCACCAACCGCCGAAGTAGCTGCCCTGGAGTCAGCCTCAACGAAAGTCCAATCAGAGCCTTTCCTGCATACAAGTACCTCGGTGTCACTTTGGACAAAAAACTCACTTTTGGCAGGCACATTACGTGTATCCAACACTCCTTCAGGACCAAAGTTGCTCGGATGGCTTGGCTTCTCGCACCACGCAACAAGCTCGCACTTGGCTGTAAGGTTCAAATTTATAAGTCCATACTAGCGCCCAGTCTTTTCTATGGACTCCAGGTTTACGGCATCGCTGCAAAAACCAACCTCAACAAAATCCGGGTATTGCAAGCGAAAACACTTCGAACCATCTCTGGAGCTCCGTGGTTTATGCGAACTTGGAGACAAACTGCAGGAACTTTCTCGAAAATATATGGAAAGGCTAAACGAGCACCCCAACAGACTAGCCAGAAAGCTTGGTACCGCTGCTATAAACAGCGCCGAACCAAGCAACCGAGTCAAAAGAAGACTAAAAAGACACCACCCTCAAGACCTACCGGACCGGATTTTGACCTAGCAACATCACCACCCTCAATATTAATATCAAATAACTAAAAATAACGAAATTATTTCTTGCCTTAAGGAACCTTAGACTAAGTATTGTatctatttttgaaaaaactgaTTAGATTAAGCTGCCAGTCGGGTAGCAGTGTGCTAATCCTAAGAATAAAATTTCCAcattaataaaagtaaaaaaaaaaaaaaaagcgaaaaagGCGATGCATTAGGCACCGGCAAGTGATGCCAGTCAAGGTGTAAACAAGGGGAAACATGCTGGGACAGTTAGCACCAGCAAGCCCCAAAAACCTGGGAAGAAGGCAGAGGAGTGGACACAGGTGAAGCAGAAGGTTAGGAAGCCCAAGGTGCGACCGCCACGGAACGACGTGATAGTCATGGCAGCCTCGGCTAGAGGGTCCTATGCCGACATCCTTAAAAAGGTTAAGGCTGAACCGCAGCTTAAGGTGCTAGGACAAGTAGTACAGGCCGTTAGGCGAACAGCAAAAGGGGAACTCCTAGTGATTCTAAACAAGGTCTCTGACCCTAAAACCGTAGAGCTTCAGACCACAATGAAGGCTGTCCTGGGCAACAATGTCGAAGAAGAAATCGATGAGACCACCGACAAAGCGGACATCTTATGTGCGGTTCAATCACAGTTCGATGTGGAACTGCCAGAATCCGCGGTGGTAAACCTAAAAGTGGCATACGGAGGCACCCAAACCGCCACACTAAGAGTTATGCCAGACATAGGGAGGCGACTcttggagaagggcaaaaatAGGCTGGGATGGACCTGGTGTAGAGTCCGCCCAAAGCTAACACCTAAAAggtgttttaaatgtatggaGTTTAACCATATACCAGGGAATTGCAGGGTCCAGGAGGACTGCTCAAAATGCTGCTACAACTGTGGCGCAAAGGAGCACCAAGCCAGAGGCTGCAAAGCAAAGGCCTGCTGCATGCTATGCAAACGCAAAAAGGAGAAAGATTGCGATCACCCAACAATGAGTGGGAAATGTCCGTACTTCAGGAGGGCTATGCAAGGGCTTAGGGGTAAATGAAGTTCCTTCAGATTAACCTAAACCATTGCGAGGTTGCCCAATCGTTGCTGGAGCAAAATGTCATCGAGAAAAACGTAGACATGGCACTCATAAGCGAGCAATACAGGAATAAAAATTCCGGAGAATGGGTAACAAATAATAGCAAAAAATCGgcaatatggagctgcggTAATCCAAGGAGACAGATTAGCAAGAAAAAATGCGGAAATTGCTTCGCTAGGGCCCAAGTGAATGGTATAGCTTTCTATAGCTGTTACCTGCCGCCAAGCCTTAGCCTTCCCCAGGCAACATCTGCGCTCGAAGAGATTGCATAAGACGCCCGGGAAAATCGACCCGCCGTAATTGCCGGGGACTTTAATGCCTGGACTACGGAGTGGGGATCCCCCCAAACCAACGCGATGGGAAAGGCTCTATTTGAGAGCTTCGCCTCACTTGACTTAGTGCTGCTAAACTCTGGAACAAAACCGACTTTTTCAAGAGCCGGCACCAGTTCTATTATTGACCTCACATTTGTAAACGCTGGATTGGCCTCGGGCTTCAGCTGGGAGGTTAGTGACACCTACACGGGTAGTGACTATGCAGAAATAATCTGCACGATAAATTCTAGAAGTGGCCCACCACGAGTTCCTAAGACCGTGCCAGGGTACAAAATAGAAACGCTAGACGTGGAGATGGTACCGATGGTGTTTGAGGACCTCTCATCAAGCGGCTCAGCTGAAGAAAGGGCAAACCACATCGCAGAATACACCAAGGTAGCCTGTGATGCATCTATGCAGAGAAGAGGGAAAATCCCATCAAGAAGAAGACCTACATACTGGTGGAACCAATCCATTACGGAAGCCAGGAAAGACTGCCACAGGGCAAGACGCGCATACCAACGCTCAAGAGGAAGGCCCGAATTTGAGGCActtcaaatatatttcaggGAAAAAAGACGAGCCCtggaaaaaactataaaagagagCAAACGCAGGTGCTTTAACAATATATGGAAGAAATAGACTCCAACCCATGGGGCTTCGCATATAAACTCGTCACAAAACGGCTGCGGGTACTTAGTCGGCCATAACCGACTTGCCCAGTCAGCCTAAAAAGGATAGTGGAAACACTGTTCCCAGAGCAAGAGGGTATGGCGCGAACCTCAATGATCGTGAACAGGGCGAGCATAAAGCTCACAAGTGCCGAAGAAGTCCTCCAGGTATTGAAGACAATACTGGGCGACAAGGCACCGGGACCAGATGGAATCCCGAATAAAGTTCTCAAAATTGCCATAAAAGCAAATACTAAAGAGTACGTTGACATGTATAATGCATGCCTAACGGAAGGTGTGTCCTAGCCGCTGGAAAACACAGCGGCTGGTACTCATACCAAAGTGGGAAAAACCCGCGGAGGAGCCTTCTTCGTATAGGCCACTCTGCATGCTAGACACGGTGGGTAAAATTCTCGAAAGAACAATCCACTCCCGGCTAGAAGGTGCCTTTGTCGAAACCAACGGCCTCTCAGAGATGCAGTATGGTTTTCGGAAGGGGCTATTCACCATCGACGCCGTCGGTAAACTGTGTGAAATGGCAGATAAAGCCATTGAGGGGAAAAGGTGGTTGTACGGCACTAAGCAGTACTGCATAGCGGCAACGTTGGATGTAAAAAACGCTTTCAACTCCGCCATCTGGCACCACACACTAAATGCACTGAGCAACCTAAATGTACCAGTGTATATACAGAGAGTAATAGCGAGCTACTTTGAAGGCCGCCTGCTCCTGTACGAAACTGATTCCGGGCAATCGACCCACAGGATCACCGGGGGAGTTCCCCAAGGATCAGGATCAAGGATGGAATGTCATGTACGATGGGATACTTAGGATCACGATGCCCGAAGGGGCACGACTTATTGGtttcgcggatgacgtggccaTAGTGGTTACGGCAAAGAAACTCCCAGATGCGGAAAGAATCTGCAACGAAGCGGGGAAACAAGCAAGCGCAGGCTCGACTCCAAGGGACTCGCCTTGGCAGCGCACAAAACTGAAGCAGTCCTGATAAGTAGCAGGCAGAAAGTGGAGGCggctactatcaaaattggagaagccacaattacatcgcgtccaagcctaaaatatttgggcgtcatgatcgaccaccggctttctttcaaagatcatctagcgtacgctagtgGCAAGGCAAGTAGGACCGCGGCCGCGATCTCGCGAATTATGGCGAACACTCGGGGACCAAGGCAACCAGGACAAAGATTACTGGTTAGTGCTGTCACATCGACGCTGATGTACGCTGTTCCCATATGGGCTCGAGCCACTAAAAATGGAAGTTATATGCAAGACGGCGACTCCGTGCAGAGATTGTGTGCCCTACGGGTATGCTGTGCGTTCCGCACGGTATCCCATGACGCGGCGTTGGTAATATCGGGAGGCATACCGAATGATTTGCTGGCAGTGGAATCAGCTAACATCCGCGCAGGCAGCACAGGGGTCGCAACTGCAGAATCCCTACGGAAAAGGTGCAGAGAACTCACCATTGCTAAGTGGCAAGAGAGGTGGGTAAATAGTAGCAAAGGATGATGGACTTATAATCTTATCCCAGAACTGCAGAGATGGCTGGGACGGAAGCATGGACATGTGGACTACTACTTAGCGCAACTGTTGACGGGACATGGATGCTTTAAATACAACCTGAATAGGTTTAAGCATGAACGTTATCCGCACTGCCCACTCTGCGAGTCGGATAATGAAGACGCAGAACACGTGTTTTTTGTCTGTCCGAGACTCGAAAATGAACGAAGAGATTGTAACCTGGTGGACATTATGCTTGAATCAGAAGTAAATTGGTCTGCGGTATGCAACATGGCCacaatagtactcaaaaaactGCGCATCGCAGAAAGACTGCGAAATTCCAATAGGATAGAATCCTAGAGAGCCCTAAGGGCATTCCCCCCCCGGCGAAGTAATACCTAACGGCAGTACCACCGGGGAAGCGGGGAGGGGGTGGAGTTTTTACTGGGTTAGAGTCCCATACTTCGGCAAGCTAGCTCAGCTCCGAGTTGGCTTTCGATGCTTTAAACCACCactaacacaaaaaaaaaaagaaagccTTCCATCAgtcaacctaacttgccgtctcgtccttgtaacCCTTCCTAGaccagcaatattgtccgccatttattcgctaacgaagcttgccgttgctccggtgtccattgtggctttgtagctattcccaccaatcatcacagctgcggactactgctgctcctcctcgattag is from Drosophila suzukii chromosome 3, CBGP_Dsuzu_IsoJpt1.0, whole genome shotgun sequence and encodes:
- the LOC139352833 gene encoding uncharacterized protein, with protein sequence MANTRGPRQPGQRLLVSAVTSTLMYAVPIWARATKNGSYMQDGDSVQRLCALRWNQLTSAQAAQGSQLQNPYGKGAENSPLLSGKRELQRWLGRKHGHVDYYLAQLLTGHGCFKYNLNRFKHERYPHCPLCESDNEDAEHVFFVCPRLENERRDCNLVDIMLESEVNWSAVCNMATIVLKKLRIAERLRNSNRIES